One part of the Pecten maximus chromosome 9, xPecMax1.1, whole genome shotgun sequence genome encodes these proteins:
- the LOC117334601 gene encoding uncharacterized protein LOC117334601, whose amino-acid sequence MDKTRKLSTVVFYQPDEEAVLSRPGEGPAPTLEEVTSSATFQNNGSSHKRPSLIITRKKAESEDSGVKSEEDGCSTTQSWQPRSNSRWSRFSRNISLSSTSQPFWDFPSFDELFDNGGKARFALHRSPTSISDVIPRSPTSTSSLGGESVRLEEESVTSATSGQPTMGTPQPVMSRQDSIMSQSFRSLLFKSWEGSQNDFISFRSRLGGHVRHKYCMCCRITSTPFLFVNVALGMFITCLGVLCFIHCRDELMMSVYVLINGLLSVFFFPTVIMAWNKRIGGCVNESKKEEAQKESPAFFIVALTCRIASTIIGTTLLVYRHYWVGPSWENTLCEVEFFMTCAVVVIEWIFLVIFLTVPMIIYFCLYRVAPYLSDSFEDE is encoded by the exons ATGGATAAAACACGGAAGCTCAGTACAGTTGTATTCTATCAGCCAGATGAGGAGGCAGTGCTCAGTCGGCCGGGGGAGGGACCAGCCCCAACACTAGAGGAAGTAACGTCGTCAGCAACCTTCCAGAATAACGGCAGTAGCCATAAAAGACCTTCACTGATAATCACCCGGAAAAAGGCTGAATCCGAAG ACAGCGGCGTTAAGTCTGAAGAGGATGGATGCTCCACCACACAGTCATGGCAACCTCGTTCCAACAGTCGATGGAGTCGCTTTTCCCGGAATATCTCGCTTTCTTCCACCTCGCAGCCATTTTGGGATTTCCCCTCATTTGACGAATTGTTCGACAATGGCGGTAAAGCTAGATTCGCCCTGCACCGGTCCCCTACTTCCATTAGTGACGTCATACCGAGATCCCCGACCAGCACGTCGTCAttag GAGGCGAGTCTGTTAGGCTGGAGGAAGAAAGCGTCACCAGTGCAACCTCCGGTCAACCTACCATGGGAACTCCACAGCCTGTTATGTCACGTCAGGACAGTATCATGAGTCAGTCGTTTCGGTCACTTCTCTTCAAGAGCTGGGAAGGTAGCCAGAATGACTTTATCAGCTTCCGGTCCAGACTTGGTGGACATGTCCGTCACAAGTATTGCATGT GTTGCAGAATCACGAGTACGCCGTTTTTGTTCGTCAACGTGGCTTTAGGCATGTTTATCACATGTTTGG GAGTGCTGTGTTTTATCCACTGCCGGGACGAGTTGATGATGTCGGTGTATGTCCTTATCAACGGCTTGTTGTCAGTTTTTTTCTTCCCCACTGTCATTATGGCGTGGAACAAGCGTATCGGTGGGTGTGTAAACGAGTCAAAGAAGGAGGAGGCGCAGAAAGAGAGTCCGGCTTTCTTCATCGTCGCTCTCACGTGCCGAATAGCTTCGACAATCATCG GCACGACCTTGCTGGTATACCGACATTACTGGGTGGGGCCGTCATGGGAGAACACCCTATGTGAAGTGGAGTTTTTCATGACTTGTGCCGTTGTTGTTATAGAGTGGATATTTCTGGTTATTTTCCTCACAGTCCCTATGATTATATACTTCTGCCTTTACCGTGTCGCCCCATACCTGTCTGACAGTTTTGAGGACGAGTGA